The following are encoded together in the Halopseudomonas salegens genome:
- a CDS encoding GNAT family N-acetyltransferase → MSTNKTNAAAFVVREAREADIPVLIDFLAKLALHVAGGVDHVLKDKEQKRLAESLRRTMNDANARILVAELPDQRLAGMGYLAVWRSPGIWEQAGDIEFKSGIIDDIWVEPDCRKLGIFSALLQDLIAFAESRDVQELILEYSVTNKEADAVWSKLGFKPTGVRAAAFTQTVKAELANRQ, encoded by the coding sequence ATGAGCACCAACAAAACCAATGCCGCCGCATTCGTGGTTCGAGAAGCCCGAGAGGCGGATATTCCGGTACTCATCGATTTTCTGGCCAAACTGGCACTGCATGTCGCCGGTGGCGTCGACCACGTACTCAAAGACAAGGAACAGAAACGACTCGCAGAGTCGCTGCGTCGCACCATGAATGACGCGAACGCGCGAATCCTGGTAGCAGAGCTACCGGATCAGCGTCTCGCAGGGATGGGCTATCTCGCAGTCTGGCGCAGCCCGGGAATCTGGGAACAAGCCGGAGACATCGAATTCAAGTCAGGCATCATTGACGATATCTGGGTCGAACCGGATTGCCGGAAACTGGGTATTTTCAGTGCCCTGCTCCAGGACCTGATCGCCTTTGCGGAAAGCCGAGACGTTCAGGAGCTTATTCTGGAGTATTCAGTTACCAACAAGGAAGCCGACGCCGTTTGGTCTAAACTGGGATTCAAGCCCACGGGCGTTCGCGCCGCCGCCTTTACCCAGACAGTGAAGGCGGAACTAGCGAACAGACAATAA
- a CDS encoding histone deacetylase family protein: MIGDRTVTIFYDEVMLQHDPKVDLPFIPSRVEKRVRNLLGTLDFKWSYPEHPGRLTAILDLLEKEPVPGTSFRAGPSATYEQLGRVHTSGYLDDIFSLDGKAAWLDRDTTAVSEGSIKAATAAAGQAIAAVECVVKGEAQSAFALVRPPGHHAEPVRARGFCLFNNVAVAAAHAQAKLGCERILIIDWDAHHGNGTQEIFWADPDVLFFDIHGAAPFYPGSGDLDEVGAGFGEGYTVNVPIPENSGDIAFEKAFREILIPAAERFKPDLVLVSAGFDPHRNDLALNLSYDGFAAITGIVQQIADQHCGGKLALVLEGGYNLTSLAKGTRTVLEVLAGGDIPTLYECGVKAVNEAAEFHRDAFTDD, translated from the coding sequence GTGATAGGTGATCGCACGGTAACCATATTTTATGACGAAGTCATGCTGCAGCATGATCCCAAAGTGGATCTTCCCTTTATTCCCAGCCGGGTGGAAAAGCGTGTCAGGAACCTTCTCGGCACACTGGACTTCAAATGGAGTTACCCGGAACACCCCGGACGACTGACAGCCATCCTGGATTTGCTCGAGAAAGAGCCCGTCCCCGGCACCAGTTTCCGGGCCGGGCCCAGTGCCACCTACGAGCAATTAGGCCGCGTTCACACCAGCGGCTATCTGGACGATATCTTTTCCCTTGATGGCAAAGCGGCCTGGCTCGACCGCGACACCACAGCCGTGTCGGAGGGCAGCATCAAAGCGGCCACCGCCGCCGCTGGGCAGGCGATTGCAGCCGTTGAATGTGTGGTCAAAGGCGAAGCGCAAAGCGCATTCGCCCTGGTCCGGCCACCGGGCCATCATGCCGAGCCCGTGCGTGCCCGGGGCTTTTGCCTGTTCAATAATGTTGCGGTAGCAGCGGCCCACGCGCAGGCAAAGCTGGGCTGCGAACGCATCCTGATCATTGACTGGGATGCCCACCATGGCAACGGCACGCAGGAAATCTTCTGGGCCGACCCCGATGTACTGTTTTTCGACATCCATGGCGCAGCGCCTTTTTATCCGGGTTCCGGTGACCTCGATGAAGTGGGCGCCGGTTTCGGCGAAGGCTATACCGTGAATGTTCCCATTCCGGAAAACTCCGGCGATATCGCCTTTGAAAAAGCCTTCCGGGAGATATTGATTCCCGCTGCCGAACGCTTCAAACCGGACTTGGTGTTGGTGTCTGCCGGCTTCGATCCCCACCGCAATGACCTGGCACTCAACCTGAGCTACGACGGATTCGCTGCGATCACGGGTATTGTTCAGCAAATTGCCGACCAGCACTGCGGTGGCAAGCTCGCCCTGGTGCTGGAAGGCGGTTATAACCTGACCTCACTTGCCAAGGGGACACGCACTGTTCTGGAGGTACTGGCCGGAGGCGACATACCAACCTTGTACGAATGCGGCGTAAAAGCCGTCAACGAGGCAGCAGAATTTCACCGTGACGCGTTTACCGATGATTGA
- a CDS encoding SRPBCC family protein has product MSAQHFLNEVQIVCDPESVFEYVTNPNRWHEWYPSSQPSNKEYRASEVGQTFEIVTVQKPIKLLPFTIKKALTYTVYKSEYAKIWEVTATSSLVDSTTSYTLTPIANGTSFKREFRYVTKSWLKIIEPIFLRKSIIAQARVGLNNLKARVESENA; this is encoded by the coding sequence ATGTCTGCGCAACATTTTTTGAACGAAGTACAGATTGTGTGTGATCCAGAATCAGTATTTGAGTATGTCACTAATCCAAATAGATGGCATGAATGGTATCCGTCATCACAGCCTTCTAATAAAGAATATAGAGCTAGTGAAGTTGGACAGACATTCGAAATAGTCACTGTGCAAAAACCGATAAAATTACTTCCTTTTACGATTAAAAAAGCGCTCACTTACACAGTTTATAAATCGGAGTATGCCAAGATCTGGGAAGTTACTGCCACTTCGAGTCTCGTGGACTCAACAACTAGTTATACGCTTACGCCAATAGCTAATGGTACATCATTCAAACGAGAATTCAGGTATGTGACTAAGTCATGGCTAAAGATAATAGAGCCCATATTTTTGCGAAAAAGTATTATTGCTCAAGCGCGTGTGGGGCTCAATAATCTGAAGGCTAGAGTCGAGTCAGAAAATGCTTAA
- a CDS encoding TetR/AcrR family transcriptional regulator codes for MEKQSRRQAYAEETREAILETSHRLFSRQLFSGTTLEAIAVQSRVTKGAVYHHFKDKRAVFSACLERQAKQVSEVMAAVPLQDDVWAYAFAQCRAFLDFIVAHGKHTISLQQAISILGWDAWRAIDSHYTLGHIERVVASLQDNGRMKLYSRELVVNMIYGLLVNAAMNLSSLPNVHQANQDLDEMVQDMLNGLRI; via the coding sequence ATGGAAAAACAGAGCAGGCGCCAGGCGTACGCAGAAGAAACCCGGGAGGCTATTCTAGAAACGAGTCATAGACTTTTTAGCCGGCAGCTCTTCAGTGGCACAACCCTTGAGGCGATAGCGGTGCAGTCGAGAGTAACCAAGGGCGCTGTGTACCACCATTTCAAAGACAAGCGAGCTGTTTTCAGTGCTTGTTTAGAGCGTCAGGCGAAACAAGTGTCTGAGGTAATGGCCGCTGTCCCCCTGCAGGATGACGTTTGGGCTTATGCATTCGCCCAGTGTCGAGCCTTTCTGGATTTTATAGTCGCCCACGGCAAGCACACGATTTCCCTGCAGCAAGCGATTTCCATACTTGGATGGGATGCGTGGCGTGCGATCGATTCTCATTACACTCTGGGGCATATCGAACGGGTAGTGGCGAGCCTGCAGGACAATGGACGTATGAAGCTTTACTCGCGAGAGTTAGTGGTGAATATGATTTATGGCCTGCTCGTCAATGCTGCCATGAATCTAAGCAGTCTGCCGAACGTTCATCAGGCCAACCAAGACTTGGACGAGATGGTGCAGGATATGCTGAACGGTCTCAGGATATAG
- a CDS encoding alpha/beta hydrolase family protein has protein sequence MDKEIADKPVVQHLVCEDGYPIAATLYRASVPRGTIIIAPALAATQSFYADFADFLTSQGFDCLTFDYRGSGRSLSKSETYDIRLEDWGKQDIEAVIRFATQRCRNVSENHPIYLIGHSIGGQLVGLARSSRDLSRIVHVAVSAPYWRRWPFPLNARMLAVSRILLPLFSAFRDRFPSRQLGLGGMDIPASAVKQWARWMRCRDYMFDPRFGLDLSGYKALEQPLLSMSFSDDDMAPYTNIEHILTNFPNARVTRRHVDVSTLQPGAVGHAGFFKPRFEKSIWRETLAWLTATDTNIQDQPEMQGNE, from the coding sequence ATGGACAAGGAAATCGCTGATAAACCAGTTGTACAACACCTGGTGTGCGAGGATGGATATCCAATCGCAGCGACTCTCTATCGAGCGAGTGTGCCTCGAGGGACGATCATTATCGCCCCAGCCTTGGCAGCTACCCAGTCTTTCTATGCTGACTTCGCGGATTTTCTGACTTCACAGGGTTTCGACTGCCTCACATTTGACTATCGAGGGTCGGGCCGCTCCCTATCAAAATCAGAGACGTACGACATCCGCCTTGAAGATTGGGGTAAACAGGATATTGAAGCCGTCATTAGGTTCGCAACACAGCGTTGTCGAAACGTTTCAGAGAACCACCCTATTTACTTGATAGGGCACAGTATAGGCGGCCAATTGGTAGGCCTGGCCCGATCTTCACGGGACCTCAGCCGGATTGTTCATGTAGCCGTATCCGCACCATACTGGCGCCGTTGGCCTTTTCCGCTTAACGCTCGTATGCTAGCGGTTTCCCGAATTCTGTTGCCTTTGTTTTCAGCCTTCCGAGATCGATTTCCTTCGCGGCAACTAGGATTGGGTGGCATGGATATTCCCGCCTCTGCTGTCAAACAATGGGCAAGGTGGATGCGCTGTCGCGACTACATGTTTGACCCTCGCTTTGGACTCGACCTGAGTGGCTATAAGGCGCTTGAGCAGCCCTTGCTTTCAATGAGTTTCAGCGACGATGATATGGCCCCCTATACCAACATCGAACATATATTGACTAATTTCCCGAATGCGCGAGTCACCCGCCGACATGTGGATGTCTCAACTCTTCAACCCGGCGCAGTTGGACACGCAGGCTTCTTCAAGCCTCGTTTCGAGAAATCTATTTGGCGGGAAACGCTCGCATGGCTAACGGCCACGGACACCAATATTCAGGATCAACCCGAGATGCAAGGGAACGAGTAG
- a CDS encoding zinc-binding dehydrogenase, whose product MSDTNIELTSTISENNTLKLALNEIEIPQPGENQIVIRVEAAPINPSDLGVMFSAADMTTAKQSGSPDRPVISADVPAKFMGAVKKRIGKPIPVGNEGAGTVVAAGSSAAAQSLMGKTVAFIGGGSYRKYLCANVQSCLELEPGTTAVEGASSFVNPLTALAMVETMRAEGHKAIVHAAAASNLGQMLNRICIADGIDLVNIVRKPEQEALLRDMGAKYVVNSSSDSFMADLTQALIDTGATIAFDPIGGGRLASDILTCMEAAVSRNITEYSVYGSDIYKQVYIYGGLDRGPITLNRTFGFAWGVNGFLLFNALGKLGQETNIAMRKRVAAEIKTTFASHYTHEVSLAGALQLDAIAAYGKLATGEKYLIKPQS is encoded by the coding sequence GTGTCAGATACCAACATCGAACTTACCTCGACCATCAGCGAAAACAACACACTGAAACTGGCCCTGAACGAGATCGAGATCCCGCAGCCGGGCGAAAACCAGATCGTCATCCGCGTCGAAGCCGCGCCTATCAACCCGTCTGACCTGGGCGTGATGTTCAGCGCGGCCGATATGACAACGGCCAAGCAGTCCGGTAGCCCCGATCGCCCGGTCATCAGTGCCGATGTCCCGGCCAAGTTCATGGGCGCCGTTAAGAAGCGGATTGGCAAGCCGATACCCGTAGGCAATGAAGGCGCCGGTACCGTCGTCGCTGCGGGCTCATCCGCCGCTGCGCAAAGCCTGATGGGCAAAACCGTTGCCTTCATTGGCGGTGGTAGCTACCGCAAATACCTTTGCGCCAATGTACAAAGCTGTCTGGAACTCGAGCCGGGTACCACGGCAGTCGAAGGCGCTTCCAGCTTTGTTAATCCGCTGACGGCATTGGCCATGGTAGAAACCATGCGCGCTGAAGGTCACAAGGCTATTGTTCACGCTGCCGCCGCCTCCAACCTCGGACAAATGCTCAACCGCATCTGCATCGCCGATGGCATCGACCTGGTCAATATCGTCCGCAAGCCGGAACAGGAAGCACTGCTGCGCGACATGGGTGCTAAATACGTGGTCAACTCCAGTAGCGACAGCTTTATGGCAGACCTGACCCAGGCATTGATCGACACCGGCGCTACCATCGCCTTCGACCCTATCGGTGGCGGTCGCCTGGCCAGCGATATTCTCACCTGCATGGAAGCCGCCGTCTCTCGCAACATCACTGAATACAGCGTGTATGGATCGGATATCTACAAACAGGTGTATATCTATGGCGGCCTTGATCGCGGCCCCATCACACTGAACCGCACCTTTGGTTTTGCCTGGGGTGTGAACGGTTTTCTGTTGTTCAATGCATTAGGAAAACTGGGCCAGGAAACCAACATCGCCATGCGCAAACGCGTAGCCGCTGAAATCAAAACCACCTTCGCCAGTCACTACACCCACGAAGTATCCCTGGCTGGTGCCTTGCAACTGGATGCCATCGCGGCCTACGGCAAACTGGCTACCGGCGAGAAGTACCTGATCAAACCACAGAGCTAA
- a CDS encoding bifunctional transcriptional activator/DNA repair enzyme AdaA, with amino-acid sequence MSDYDRIASAMAYLVDRAIDQPSLEEIAAHVHLSPYHFQRLFCRWAGTTPKRFLQVLTLERGKVLLENSRSMLEVSHELGLSGSSRLHDHFVQLEAVTPGEYKSRGKQVHIEYGVHATPLGPMFVAVTQRGVCRAEFMDFNSMDELLDNLHNAWPLSSIRESLPSTRHVIDAFFSSDAASRHGPLSLHVAGTNFQIAVWRALLKIPTGAVASYADVAKSLGAPRSARAVGNAIGTNPVALLIPCHRVIQQSGALGGYRWGPTKKLMVQTWEKMRDEPVEL; translated from the coding sequence ATGTCAGACTATGACCGAATCGCAAGCGCTATGGCCTATTTGGTTGATCGGGCAATTGATCAGCCCAGCCTTGAAGAGATAGCCGCCCATGTGCATCTGAGCCCCTATCACTTTCAAAGGCTGTTTTGTCGGTGGGCGGGTACTACGCCGAAGCGCTTTTTACAGGTCCTGACATTGGAACGGGGCAAAGTGTTGCTGGAGAATTCTCGTTCCATGCTCGAAGTCTCACATGAACTTGGGTTAAGCGGCAGTTCAAGGTTGCACGATCACTTTGTGCAGCTGGAAGCAGTCACACCCGGCGAGTATAAAAGTCGAGGTAAGCAGGTTCATATCGAGTACGGTGTACACGCTACCCCGCTGGGACCAATGTTTGTTGCGGTTACCCAGCGTGGTGTGTGCCGGGCAGAGTTCATGGACTTCAACAGCATGGACGAGTTGCTGGATAACTTGCATAACGCCTGGCCTCTCAGCTCGATCAGGGAGAGCCTCCCCTCTACGCGCCATGTTATTGATGCATTTTTTAGCAGTGATGCTGCCTCCAGGCATGGTCCGCTATCGCTGCATGTGGCAGGAACCAATTTTCAAATCGCTGTGTGGCGAGCTCTACTGAAAATACCAACGGGCGCTGTGGCCAGCTATGCCGACGTAGCCAAATCACTCGGCGCCCCCAGATCTGCAAGGGCGGTTGGTAACGCCATTGGAACAAATCCAGTTGCTTTACTGATTCCCTGCCACCGGGTTATACAGCAGAGTGGCGCGCTGGGGGGATACCGCTGGGGGCCAACCAAGAAGCTTATGGTGCAAACCTGGGAAAAAATGCGTGATGAGCCGGTTGAGCTATAA
- a CDS encoding SDR family oxidoreductase — MTILANKVAIVTGASTGIGYAAAKLFAKEGAAVVVAARRQKELDDLADSINAEGGQALALAGDVGDEAFAKALVDKAVSHFGGLDIAFNNAAILGAMGPVPEMSQADWNQVIATNLTSAFLGAKYQLPAMAVRNGGSLIFTSTFVGYTAGMPGMAAYAASKAGLIGLTQVLASEHGPQNIRVNALLPGGTDTPAGREFANTPEALAFVHSLHALKRMATPDEIAQSALYLASDASSFTTGSAMLVDGGVSINRV; from the coding sequence ATGACTATACTTGCTAACAAAGTTGCTATCGTTACTGGCGCCAGCACCGGTATTGGCTACGCAGCTGCGAAGCTTTTTGCAAAAGAAGGTGCTGCCGTCGTGGTGGCTGCAAGGCGACAAAAGGAGCTTGATGACCTTGCGGACTCAATCAATGCGGAAGGCGGTCAGGCACTGGCACTAGCGGGCGACGTTGGGGATGAGGCTTTTGCCAAAGCGTTGGTAGATAAGGCGGTAAGTCACTTTGGCGGATTGGATATCGCTTTCAATAATGCGGCTATCCTGGGTGCTATGGGCCCTGTCCCGGAGATGTCGCAAGCGGACTGGAATCAGGTTATTGCGACCAACTTGACCAGCGCATTTTTGGGCGCAAAGTACCAGTTGCCCGCCATGGCTGTCCGAAATGGAGGTTCGCTAATTTTTACCTCTACCTTTGTTGGTTACACCGCAGGCATGCCTGGCATGGCTGCCTACGCAGCCAGTAAGGCGGGTCTTATTGGGTTGACTCAAGTGCTGGCGTCAGAGCATGGACCTCAGAATATCCGGGTCAATGCCCTTCTGCCCGGTGGTACTGATACGCCAGCGGGGCGTGAATTTGCCAATACGCCGGAAGCATTGGCGTTTGTGCACAGTCTGCATGCTCTCAAGCGTATGGCGACACCCGATGAAATTGCTCAATCCGCATTGTACTTGGCATCCGATGCTTCCAGTTTCACAACTGGTTCTGCGATGCTGGTAGATGGTGGTGTATCCATAAATCGTGTCTGA
- a CDS encoding type II toxin-antitoxin system Phd/YefM family antitoxin, which translates to MDTMSVNKFRDNLKSVVEQVISRHEPLKVTRRAGEAFVVISADDWEREQETLHVLQSKELMQQISASLESHSRGDGYQPTDEQMDEITGI; encoded by the coding sequence ATGGACACAATGAGTGTAAACAAATTCAGAGACAACCTGAAAAGCGTTGTAGAGCAGGTGATTAGCAGGCATGAGCCGCTCAAGGTGACACGACGAGCCGGAGAGGCTTTCGTGGTGATAAGCGCCGACGACTGGGAGCGGGAACAGGAAACCCTCCACGTCCTTCAAAGCAAGGAACTTATGCAGCAGATTTCGGCTTCTCTTGAAAGCCACTCCCGTGGAGATGGCTATCAACCGACTGACGAGCAAATGGATGAGATCACTGGTATTTGA
- a CDS encoding Txe/YoeB family addiction module toxin: MRSLVFEGNTREAYEVMREKDKRLHKGLCKLHKEMLRSDDPSSGLGKPEPLKHNLSGLWSKRISQKDRLIYRFDDKSIYIFAIGGHYDQP, encoded by the coding sequence ATGAGATCACTGGTATTTGAGGGTAACACCAGGGAAGCGTATGAGGTTATGCGTGAAAAGGACAAACGATTGCACAAGGGCTTGTGCAAATTGCACAAGGAAATGCTGCGATCGGACGATCCTTCTTCCGGGCTTGGAAAGCCTGAACCGCTAAAGCACAACCTCTCTGGCTTATGGTCAAAGCGGATCTCACAGAAAGATCGTTTGATATATCGGTTCGACGACAAGTCCATTTATATCTTCGCTATTGGTGGACACTACGATCAGCCCTAA
- a CDS encoding glycosyltransferase family 2 protein, whose amino-acid sequence MTVLMKRKISLVCPFYNEEQGVRVFFNRINEALAPLTERYEVEVIAINDGSLDQTYEELIKAKADNDYLTIVDLSRNFGKEAAISAGLDYATGDAIIPIDSDLQHPPEVVLELIEKWEEGAEVVLAKRVDRETDRLVQKFTANYFYKLHNRISNIDIPADVGDFRLMDRKVVEALKNLPENSRFMKGLFAWVGFRTTTVDYKVAPREHGATSFNTWKLWNFAIEGITSFSTAPLRVWTYLGCAVSVAAFVYAAYLFITALFFGVDTPGYSSIMITVLFASGVQLIGIGVLGEYVGRIFAESKKRPVYIVREVIK is encoded by the coding sequence ATGACAGTCTTAATGAAGCGCAAAATTTCCTTGGTGTGCCCTTTCTATAACGAAGAACAGGGCGTGCGGGTGTTCTTCAATAGAATCAATGAAGCGCTAGCGCCATTGACCGAACGATACGAAGTTGAGGTTATTGCCATTAACGATGGCAGCCTTGATCAGACCTATGAAGAGCTGATCAAGGCCAAGGCAGATAATGATTACTTGACGATTGTCGACTTGTCGCGCAACTTCGGTAAGGAAGCAGCCATTTCTGCAGGCTTGGATTATGCAACCGGCGATGCGATCATTCCCATTGACTCCGATCTCCAGCATCCTCCAGAAGTCGTTCTGGAACTCATTGAAAAATGGGAAGAGGGTGCTGAAGTGGTTCTGGCTAAGCGAGTTGACCGTGAAACAGACCGGCTTGTTCAAAAGTTTACAGCCAACTACTTCTACAAGCTGCACAACCGTATTTCGAATATTGACATTCCGGCCGACGTAGGTGACTTTCGGTTGATGGATCGCAAGGTAGTCGAGGCACTGAAAAACCTGCCGGAAAATAGCCGCTTTATGAAGGGACTGTTCGCTTGGGTGGGTTTTCGCACCACAACAGTAGACTATAAAGTGGCGCCCCGTGAGCATGGCGCTACCAGTTTTAATACTTGGAAATTGTGGAACTTCGCGATCGAAGGTATAACCAGCTTCAGCACTGCGCCTCTTAGAGTGTGGACTTACCTCGGTTGTGCGGTATCGGTGGCGGCATTCGTCTATGCTGCTTATCTGTTTATCACGGCACTTTTCTTTGGTGTAGATACTCCTGGCTACAGTTCTATCATGATCACTGTGCTTTTCGCCAGCGGCGTGCAACTGATCGGTATCGGCGTGTTGGGTGAGTACGTTGGTAGGATTTTTGCTGAATCAAAGAAACGTCCGGTATACATCGTACGTGAAGTGATCAAGTAG
- the istA gene encoding IS21 family transposase, whose product MIHKIKGLYDQGRGLSVRAISRELGISRNTVRKYLHLDEVQISTAIADPSRTKLLDQHRDYLINQLGQFPALSAVKLARRLRQRTVDLAVSDRSIRRYVQELKQQVASGQLRYYEPVVESVPGVQCQVDPGELRGVMIGGLERVVHFVVFVLSCSRLMYVGLDFRPLHTERFIQMHDEAFRYFGGVTEECIYDQTKMVVINEQYRELTLNQRFHQYATTVGYRIHACEGYDPESKGKVESGVKYVKRDCFYGEQFQDENAVRQHLHDWLETVANARLHGTTGQHPRVHFEALERSQLKPYLVPQSLLHLAPTRETRKVDKTGLISWQANKYSVPMAWQQARVGVSAQDDQLLIHDLESGELIATHDLCKAKGRMIKNNNHYRDHAQRITDLEHSIDSILPDDLGATLCQLLKRTSPRIYKDQLVAARDLLMAHAPVDTTLLGELCGRGELTATGLKRYLEAWQQAKARGRVISDQDYAPVTGSQVSHADLNAYARVGQSTGHGVTP is encoded by the coding sequence GTGATTCACAAGATCAAGGGGTTGTATGACCAGGGCCGTGGCCTGTCGGTCCGTGCCATCAGTCGCGAGCTGGGGATATCCCGGAACACCGTACGCAAGTATCTGCACCTGGATGAGGTGCAAATCAGCACTGCCATTGCTGACCCTTCACGCACCAAGTTGCTCGACCAGCACCGTGATTATCTGATCAATCAGTTGGGTCAGTTTCCAGCCCTCAGCGCGGTCAAGCTGGCCCGTCGTCTGAGGCAGCGCACCGTTGACCTAGCGGTGTCAGACCGGAGCATCCGCCGGTATGTGCAAGAGCTCAAGCAGCAGGTTGCCAGCGGTCAGTTGCGCTATTACGAACCGGTCGTTGAGTCGGTACCGGGCGTCCAGTGTCAGGTCGATCCTGGTGAGCTGCGAGGCGTCATGATCGGCGGCCTGGAGCGTGTCGTTCACTTTGTGGTGTTTGTGCTGTCCTGTTCCCGCTTGATGTATGTCGGCCTCGACTTCCGTCCCTTGCACACCGAGCGATTTATTCAGATGCACGACGAGGCCTTCCGTTACTTCGGCGGCGTCACCGAGGAGTGCATCTACGATCAGACCAAGATGGTGGTGATTAACGAGCAGTACCGTGAGCTGACGCTGAACCAGCGCTTCCACCAGTATGCGACTACCGTCGGGTACCGCATCCACGCGTGCGAGGGCTATGACCCGGAGAGCAAGGGCAAGGTGGAGTCCGGGGTCAAGTACGTCAAGCGCGACTGCTTCTACGGTGAGCAGTTCCAGGACGAGAACGCCGTTCGCCAGCACCTGCATGACTGGCTTGAGACGGTGGCCAACGCCCGCCTGCATGGCACGACGGGCCAGCATCCACGGGTCCATTTCGAGGCGCTGGAGCGTAGCCAACTCAAGCCCTATCTGGTCCCGCAGAGCCTGCTGCACTTGGCGCCGACAAGGGAGACACGCAAGGTCGACAAGACCGGCTTGATCTCCTGGCAGGCCAACAAGTACTCGGTACCCATGGCCTGGCAGCAAGCCCGTGTCGGTGTCAGCGCACAGGACGACCAGTTACTGATCCATGACCTGGAGAGCGGTGAACTCATCGCCACCCATGACCTGTGCAAGGCCAAGGGCCGGATGATCAAGAACAACAACCATTACCGCGACCATGCCCAGCGCATCACCGACTTGGAGCACAGCATCGACTCGATCTTGCCCGATGACCTGGGGGCAACCCTGTGCCAGTTGCTCAAGCGTACTTCCCCGCGCATCTACAAGGACCAGTTGGTCGCCGCACGCGACCTACTCATGGCCCATGCGCCGGTTGATACGACGCTGCTTGGTGAGCTGTGCGGGCGCGGCGAGCTGACTGCCACTGGACTCAAGCGCTATCTCGAAGCCTGGCAGCAAGCCAAGGCGCGGGGGCGGGTCATCAGCGATCAGGACTATGCTCCCGTAACTGGCAGCCAGGTCAGTCACGCCGACCTGAACGCTTACGCCCGGGTTGGCCAGTCGACTGGCCACGGGGTGACCCCATGA
- the istB gene encoding IS21-like element helper ATPase IstB has protein sequence MSLLDSTIAQYRSLRLSATAGELATLLTKAEANELSYLNFAQSLVEHELNARSSSRVSRNLKQAQFPSEKHLEAFDYRHQTTITKRQVSALLDFSFIDNRDNLVFIGPPGVGKTHLAIGIGHKAVQAGYKVLFRTALALVEDLELAEMKGELKKRLNQLSKYDVLIIDELGYLPMTRQARYNLFQLINNLYEYRSVILTTNKDFTSWGEFFHDDNVAVPIIDRVIHHSHIFMLGGESYRLKQKTGG, from the coding sequence ATGAGCCTGCTCGACAGCACCATCGCGCAGTACCGCAGCCTTCGCCTCAGCGCGACCGCTGGTGAGCTGGCCACCCTGCTGACCAAGGCCGAAGCCAATGAACTGTCCTACCTGAACTTCGCCCAGTCACTGGTCGAGCATGAGCTGAACGCCCGCTCCAGCAGCCGCGTGAGCCGCAACCTCAAGCAGGCCCAGTTCCCCTCGGAGAAGCATCTGGAGGCCTTCGACTACCGGCACCAGACCACCATCACCAAGCGCCAGGTCAGTGCCTTGCTGGACTTCAGCTTTATCGACAACCGGGACAACCTGGTGTTCATCGGACCACCGGGCGTGGGCAAGACCCACTTGGCCATTGGGATTGGCCACAAGGCGGTCCAGGCTGGCTACAAGGTGCTGTTCCGCACCGCTCTGGCACTGGTCGAGGATCTAGAACTGGCAGAGATGAAGGGCGAGCTGAAGAAGCGTTTGAATCAGCTGAGCAAGTACGACGTGCTGATCATCGACGAGCTGGGCTATCTGCCGATGACACGGCAGGCCCGGTACAACCTGTTCCAGTTGATCAACAACCTGTACGAGTACCGCTCGGTCATCCTGACCACCAACAAGGACTTCACCAGTTGGGGCGAGTTCTTCCATGACGATAACGTGGCCGTGCCCATCATCGACCGCGTTATCCACCATTCACACATTTTTATGCTGGGAGGTGAGAGCTATCGACTGAAGCAGAAAACCGGCGGTTAG